The genomic interval ATCAAGGCTGTTGGAGAGAGAGCCAAAATCcagttaattaataataaataaataaaaagatatgTGGCAAAGTGCTTTCAGATGTCAGAGGAAAATCTACGGCTCAGAGTTAAAGGACTGACCTCCAATAATGTCATCTTTCACTTTCTGCAGTTCCTTGCGCATCTCCTCCAGTATTTCCTGTAGTCACACAAAAGGATCATGTGTGAAAGTAACTTTGGACATTTACAGACAATAAGGCACCATGTTGCCTCTTCCATAATTGATGCTGACAGGAGCAGTGAGAGAGTCTCTGACCTGTTTTAATTTCTCCGAATCGAAGCTTTCTTTGGGGGCTGTGTCACTTGCGCTGCTGGCAGGCCTTACCCTGGTAGGGGGGAGTGAATGGCAGTCAGTCGGGCTCTGTTCGAGCAACACATTTTTGAAGTGGAATGCACTTCACAGAGACAGTATGACTTGACTCTCTTCATAAGCGCAGAAACCATGGTAACACCAGAAGCATGAATATCGCTTTTCTGAAAGAGACTAAACAAAATTCCACCATCCATCTGTCCGTGTTGGTGTACTGGGCTCCAAGAAAGAACTTATTAAGCTCGTAAAGAAACAAACTATGAGACTCAAGACCAGTAGCAGAGGGGCAGATGTCACACAGGcagtgtgcagtgcacagacagagcagaggacCCATTAGCAATAACTCTTTTGTCCACTGGATAAACCCTATAGCCACTGAGTTTAAATCCAAAGACATCAAACACATTCAGGCTCAAAATATAAACCTAAGTCAGTGCTACATATTTCTAAAAGGCAGAGGTGAAACAAGCTGTTTCAAGTTGCTCATTGTGAAGCTAAGTATGAGAATGTGACAGTGAACATTTAGATAGGTGAACACAAGCACCacacctgcagcagtgtgtaGGATAGCCAAGcatgtacgcgcacacacacacacacgcacacacatacatacatacatacatacatacatatatatatatatatatatatatgcacacaacacactcttCAGAAGTAAAACTACCTGGTCAGTGAAGCTGGCGCTGTGGTTGGGCTCTTCTCAAGGCCCTTAGGGGTGCAATTAGTTCTGTATGGAACAACAGTGCTCTTTAATTCTGTTCATGCAACCAACTCTGTTCTTACTGCAACAAACTCTGCTCTTACTCCCTGCAACTGTTTGCTATCACTCTAGctactttttgctttttcatgcTGTACTCTGTGCTCTCTGGTGAGGAACAGGGAAATGGACTCCACACAGTGAAAAAGACAAGTGTGCAAATTTTACCGGATGGAGCCAGACTTCTCCCATGGCTTTTTGGTGGTCTCTGGTGTTCTATctggaaacaaaataaaaaggctAAAATTAGATTAGAGGTCATTGAAATGAGTGAAAAGAATCAATGTGAGACAAAAAATGTGAGATAAAATAAAtcgtcgggggggggggggggtttatgaGACAGGTTGTTAGGCTAGTAGAGAGCGATTTCCAGTCTGCTCATGACTCTGACCTCCTGATTTGGAATCTGAGGATGCTGAGTCATCCTGTAGACAACAGCAGAAATGCTGGTTAGCTTCCTACCTTACCTCACATTAAAATGGACTGTGCACTGTGCCTAAAGTGAGGTATTAGTCTGAAAAGAGCTATTTCAACaacattacattattttcttcttttttcaccACTGGATTATCTGTAGCTTTTCGTCTGTAACAGAAAGAGACGGATTGccatcaatatatatatacaaaatgtaaatcaaattaggttaattttatattaaacaaaatCTTTATAATAcctattattatgatgatgatgatacaACATGAACCAGCTAGCTGTATACTAACCTTTTTGCAAGCAGTGCACTCATCTCTCCCATCaagcctccacctcctccacctccacctcctcctccacctcctccacctcctcctccacctcctgagCTCTGGGGGCTCTCTCTtggagctggagctgcagcCCCACTCTCATCCTACACGCACAGAACAGAGAAGCCTATTACAATCACTCACATTCACAGCCCTTTCCTTATTAAGACATTCCACACCTATTCAAGACTTTTTCCAGGTTGCTTTTTTAACACTCTggaatatttgttcatttttcctgCTATTCATAAAAAAATCCTGAAATGTGAGATGCATTAGAAAGAGCAACAATTTATAACTAAGGCAACATTAGAATCTTAGCATGTCTACTCTATATTATTTTGacaaatgaattaaaacaattttcTGAATTTCCCAAGTCTGGGGATAAGTGAATTTAAATGCAATACTATTTCCCAGTCTTTCCAAGCATTGTGCAGGAATGCTGCCATTATTGTCATATGTAACATACTTTCATTACTCCTGTTCCAACATGTTCAGCATTTCAACACATTCACTGCTCCCCTGTCCCACTGATTTACACTCAGCCCTACAAGCCCCACTGCAACAACCGTACATTTTCGGTAACCTACGACACGCTTCATCAACTCTGACTCTGTGGATAGTTGCACTCATATTAGTGTATAGTCATATCACAACGTTGTCACCTTGGCCACTTTGCGGAGTTTAGCACCAGAAAGCGCTGAAGCCagtcctccatctccacctccacctccaaaacctccccctcctcccgaaggtggtggtggtggggcagGAGGAGCCCCACCagttggagggggtgggggaggaggtgcaggaggaggCGGGGGCCCAGGTGCAGATGGAACTCCAGCAGGAGCTGGCGGTGCAGCTACGACGGGGGGTGGAGCAGGCGCAGGGGGTGGAGCAGCcgcctgcctctgcctctccagctcctgcctctccagctcctgcctctccatctcctgcctctctcgctCCTGCATTCTGAGTGAAACACAAAGAGATATTGGACAATGCTTTCAGTAGTATAAGAGGCAGTAAATGGGTTACATTTTATAGTATGATTCTTCTACCATTATATGGTATCTCTGTAATATATTAACCAAAGTATTACTTTAGAATACTAAACAACTATACAAACTATACAAGCCAACAAAATCTTCAGCAGTTTTACAACGTGTCCGGGAATGTATTTGAATACATACTGCTTAACCAGGCAGtcattaaaaaagagaatacAGAAAGGACTAGAGTGTCCACAGTATTTTGTTCTGAGCTCATTCTAAGCCACATATGCAGGCAGGATATCAGATGAGTGAGCAGTGGTGAGCTGAGCAAGTGTGCGCAGTGGTGAGCTGAGCAAGTGTGCGCAGGCACTGCATGTAGGCATACCTTTGCTGCTCCTCAAGGCTTGGTCCATTATAGGCAGGCTTGGGGGGACCTGCCATacctttaaaaaacagaatgatAATCCCTTAACAACAACCCTACAACTAGAGCCGGTAAATAATCCATGTTCAGTGAAGCTGTCCATAACTCACAAACTTAgcaagaaacaggaaaaaaggcagtgatcacacacacacaaagacattttatcATAAAAGTGTGCAGTGAGTGGGTGTAATAGTGACTATAGTGTCACGTTCACCTCACCGCTGAGCACATCCAGGGCTTGTAGCATGGTGGTAGCAAACTGCATAGCTTCCTCCCTACTGCTGAAGTTCAGACCCCACACCTGTCGAGTGTCACGCCACTGGTGGAAGTTTGGGGTGGCCTGGTTGTACTTTATACCCTTCATAAGTGGGCAGTTAATGACCACCTGAAACAAGGGACACTTTATGTGCATttctcaattaaaaaaaaagatttcatctctctctcaaattaGCAACAGCCAGTTCCTATCGTATTCCACCACCATCCCTTTAGTGTCTGCTCATCAGATGCTGCCATATAGAGGCTGCCAATGTTTCTTTCAGGGTGAAGTACTGTGGAACAGGTCAGTCTGTTTAGAGCTGAGTGGTGGACCATTTACCCATCCGGACACCGGCGGGCATATGTGTAATGTGGTCAGAATAGAGTGAAAACACTGGGTTTTCCCtctaaataataattaagtCTATTGAATGCGTGATCCATGGCTGTAGTGTAGAATGGTATCCAAAGAGCAAATGTTTGCACTGGGAGCACCCATAGAGGAGTGAGCAAGTAGGTAAACACTGATCTCTTATCAGTACGTCTTGCCTGTTTAATATCCAGCACAGAAGAGTAAGTGCAGCAAAGCATGTACATTCCTGCCCTGAGAATTTTGCCTACTTCTAAGCAAGTGCTTCCAAATGAAGCAGCACACTACTGCCACACTTCTACCTGCAGTGGTACTGCAGACCATGGAAGTTTCATTTCGTCTCAAGGTAACTGCAAGATGTGTTGCTGTGCCAATAGGGTCTACAGATTGAGCTGCTCAGTcacacatttgtacacacaTTTTATCATTTGGTTGTTGATAAAGTTCTTGGCAGACAGTAGTGGGCAGCACAGTGAATAAGAGCTGaggcaaacacacaggaaatgacacAGACAGCAAACTGTGAGACCGACATCGTTCTGACTAAACCACGATGTGGAGTCAAGATGGCAGTCTGCTTTACGTTTtcccatgcatacacaaatgcatacatgcacatatctATTGTTCGTCCACAACACAAAGTATAGAACAAAGGTAGTGCTAAACAGGCTTGTGAAACTATCACTTTGCTCTAAGACCCAGGGTTTTTATAGATGTCCACAAAACTACCAAAGCTGACCACTAAAATAGGCAGTGAAACATTCtggtctttccctgaaacactgcaATCATGCAAGAAACAGAATATAATAAAGAAACATTCACATTAGAGAAGAGCCTAAAGAACACCTGTCATATCTGATATTATTCCAatttaatatcaatataatGGCTAGCATGCAGAAAATGCAGCAGAAATGAACTATATAAAATCTTAAATAGGTAGTGTGAATATATAACCACTATACAATTACTTGGCAAATGCTTGTTTTTTATATCCCTTCATGCTTTTGCTTTTACACCTTTCTTTGGTAACActttcatcattttaatttcatattataGAGTAGGTATGTGTAGTAGGGTATAATTGTTTCTCAAGAATGAAACACACTTAAGAACGATGCATAGTCCAAATCCTTCACTTCATAGACACATCCCGAATCTTTAGCCCCCACCATACACATTCAATGGCAGACAGTTACACCGCTCAACCGAAGCATATCTGTTCACAGCTCTGAGCTTGCATGTAAGTCTTGCTACGTACCTGCTGATCAGCCTGCAGTTTGCGGCCCACCACTCTGAAGCTGTTGTTGCTGGGGTTGTGGAAGATGTAGACCCTGCTGAGGGACTGGGCTCCAGTGCCGGCGGGGACCCACCGCTTACTGGTGTCATCATACATCATGACGGTGGCCCGTGCCTGACATAGGCTcacctcactgcacacaggGCAGACAAGGTGGGCCAATAATACAGGCACTAACCATGCAAACTGTGGAATGTAATCTAGGATGAACATGTCTAGGATGAACGTGTCTCCGAGAAAAGGTGTGAGGCTAAACTAGATGTATTGGAGGCACTATTTTCAACTGGCCTGAAACATGAAGGATATCTTCACACTTAACAATGACTCACAGACTTTGCCAACAGCACATTTCAGAGTGAACATACAACCAGAGGGAATCAAAAAAAACGTTCTTTAGTGGGCACAACTTGTACCACAACCAAGCATGCGCGCACATGCCCCCAcgtacagtcacacacatgcacacacacctacgggAAAAAGGATGAGGATGTAGAAGCACCTTTCCCCCTTCCTCTGCACTTGTCTTAACtgcaatactgcacacactcacttccgTTAACACGATGGTCTAATTCTAAACAGAAACCAGAACTACAAAATAAGGACTAACCTTTGACTAAGAACAATGACATAAGGCATACAGCACACAATCAAGAAACACAAATGGGTTTCAGCTAACTTAAACCTCTGGCCTCTAAGCATCTGACTGCTTAGCCTTAGCCAAGCTAAAAGAGGATATGAAAGACCAATTATGGGGAAGTTCTGAAGAGGTGAAATTAGTGCATGCTGTGTTCTCACAGCAGTATGCGAGGTGAGAATAGAAAGAAACACTGATGTCCACCAGCTTCCTGCAGTAGAAGCGAGTTCCTCTTTTATCCACAcataaatgacattaaaatactTCCTATGGATCTATGACTACTGGTTCAGTCTAACCAACTTCAATGCAGAGACGGAACTTGTGgttcactgcacacactcacatgctcactcaaacacacgtCTGGAAAAGGGTGTACAGAACTCTTCTCTTGTTGTAATTGTTAAATCTGATTGTGTCACTCACATATTCCACATTGTCTACTCCTTCCACTGTGTGGTTGGTATTAGAGTAACTTGTTTAGCTATTATTATGctaaaatatttatcaaaacaGCTTAGAAAAAAGGTTTAGAGTTAGTTTTACAGCAGCAGGTTTGGTaagagggttaggattaagctGTCAGGGTATAAAGAGAAGACTGTAGCAGTAAGAAGGGGTAATGAGTTTGTGCACTGTCAAATGATGACTCATGCATGTGAAGGCAACTTCCttttaaataatagaaaatcaagatgaaaataaaaaacaaatgtaggcCTTGATAGTTAGCagctgcatacacacatatatgcacatacttgcacttacacacacacacacacacacacaacacacacacacacacacacacacacacacacacacacacacacacaacacacacacacacacacacacacacacacagacagagagacagacacacacacagaagtagtTAGATTTTCCTGCATTTTAGAATTCACTTATATCCAGTCATATTGTGGTAAATGTCTTATTGCTATTAGTGCCTAGGCTTTTTTAAACAGTGACATTGTTCTACAGGCTCTATTTATAAACAAGATACCAGTAGATATAGACCACAAAAGCTAGCCTCCAAAAATAAAGATGGAGGTccttttaataaaatgtcatgCATTCTCACAGCCCATGGTTTAGCACTACATAGACTGTAGATACTACCTGGTTTGGTAGATACTATCTGGTTTGGTTAGCACTTCTGCTGGTGTTATTATTCTTGAGAGATAAAAGGTAGCTGTTCAAAGCCAAATGTTTTTTACATCATTATCCATCCCAATTATGGTTATAATACATCAATATAGCAGCACTCAGCTGTGGGGAAAGCATCATTTTAATGTATGGACATGTTTCTATGATTTCTATGTAAAGTATCATCAATGGAGGATACTTGGGTATTGGATTAGAACAGCTTTAAGAAGGCGAAGTGACTACTGTTGATTTCAAATGTAATACACTCAGAGTCGGGGCCATAACCAAGATAACAATTTGTACTGAGGTCCATTCTGTAGAACTGTGACTTACTTGACAAACTTCTAAACCACACTATAGATGTGTATGCATGGTACTGCATGTTCCTTTATTGGTAACTTGTTTTCACTATAATGTCcataatgta from Electrophorus electricus isolate fEleEle1 chromosome 17, fEleEle1.pri, whole genome shotgun sequence carries:
- the vaspa gene encoding vasodilator stimulated phosphoprotein a isoform X1, coding for MSEVSLCQARATVMMYDDTSKRWVPAGTGAQSLSRVYIFHNPSNNSFRVVGRKLQADQQVVINCPLMKGIKYNQATPNFHQWRDTRQVWGLNFSSREEAMQFATTMLQALDVLSGMAGPPKPAYNGPSLEEQQRMQERERQEMERQELERQELERQRQAAAPPPAPAPPPVVAAPPAPAGVPSAPGPPPPPAPPPPPPPTGGAPPAPPPPPSGGGGGFGGGGGDGGLASALSGAKLRKVAKDESGAAAPAPRESPQSSGGGGGGGGGGGGGGGGGGGGLMGEMSALLAKRRKATDNPVVKKEENNDDSASSDSKSGDRTPETTKKPWEKSGSIRTNCTPKGLEKSPTTAPASLTRVRPASSASDTAPKESFDSEKLKQEILEEMRKELQKVKDDIIGALIEELQKRSSP
- the vaspa gene encoding vasodilator stimulated phosphoprotein a isoform X2, which codes for MSEVSLCQARATVMMYDDTSKRWVPAGTGAQSLSRVYIFHNPSNNSFRVVGRKLQADQQVVINCPLMKGIKYNQATPNFHQWRDTRQVWGLNFSSREEAMQFATTMLQALDVLSGMAGPPKPAYNGPSLEEQQRMQERERQEMERQELERQELERQRQAAAPPPAPAPPPVVAAPPAPAGVPSAPGPPPPPAPPPPPPPTGGAPPAPPPPPSGGGGGFGGGGGDGGLASALSGAKLRKVAKDESGAAAPAPRESPQSSGGGGGGGGGGGGGGGGGGGGLMGEMSALLAKRRKATDNPVVKKEENNDDSASSDSKSGDRTPETTKKPWEKSGSIRVRPASSASDTAPKESFDSEKLKQEILEEMRKELQKVKDDIIGALIEELQKRSSP